The Clostridium beijerinckii genomic sequence ATCAACCATAACTAAAATTCCTTCTGTACAATTTAATTCTTGTATAAGTTTATTGTATTTATCTAATAAATTTTCAATTCCCTCTCCTGGCTTAAACGTAACACATCCAATATTCTTTTGTTCTCCATAAATCATTTCTGCCGATTTAACTAACTCTTTAGATAAATCTCCATGAGTTCCTACAATTATTCCTATCATTTAAATTACCCCTTTTAAAGTTTTTTCGGTTAAGCTTTCTATATTAATGATATAATATGACATTATGTTGTCAAGTTATATATTATATATTTATATGTGAGGTGATGTTATGCAAATTAGCAGATTGTTTCAAATTATATATATTCTACTCAAAAAAAAATCAATAACAGCAAGAGAGCTATCAGAGCATTTTGAAGTATCTGTCAGAACAATTTATAGAGATATTGATGCTCTATGCCAGGCTGGAATTCCTATATATTCAAGTCAAGGTAAAGGAGGCGGTATTTCATTAGTAGATAAATTCATTTTTGATAAATCACTATTTTCTGAAGTTGAACAGGATAAAATTCTACTTGCTCTACAGAGTCTTTCCGCTGTAGGATATGATGATATTAATGACGTATTATCAAAATTGAGCAATCTTTTTCAGAAAAGTGATATTAATTGGATTGAAGTTGATTTTTCTAATTGGGGTAGTGAAAGAAAACAAAAAGAGATCTTCAATCTAATAAAAGAATCAATACTAAAGCAAAAAGTAATCAATTTCTCATATTTTAGTGCTGACGGTATGAAAAGTAATAGGTATGTTGAACCTTTTAAATTGTTATTTAAAGATAAAGCCTGGTATCTACAAGGATATTGTCTTGAAAGAACAGCGTTTAGAACCTTTAAGATAACTCGAATGAATGATATTAATATTACAGATGAAAGTTGTATACATCAATATTTACAAGATCTTATGGATGATTCACCATCAGAAAAATTCAGTGAACTAATTCATCTTAAACTAAAAATATCTTCAGAAGGTGCCTATAGAGTATACGATGATTTTGATGAAGAAAATATAACTATCGATAAAGATGGCTCTTACTCCATAGACATTTCGATGCCTGAGGGTGAATGGATTTATAATTATCTTCTTTCCTTCGGGACAATGTTAGAAATTATAGAGCCTATAGATGTCCGAAACGAAATTATCAACCGCTTAGGTAACATGATAAATAAATATACTTCTAAAACTTGACATAATGTAGTCAAGTTTAGTTTATTACAATAATAATAAATAAAATTTAACTGTATAAGGATTACGTTATTAAAATATTTTAGTATATTTTAAATTCAGATTATAATAAAATATCAAGTTTTTTGATATAATAGTTACAAGGAGATTATGAAATACTTATGAGTGAACCACTAAAAAATATTTATACGTTAGAATTTTTAAATGATTTTTCAAATAAGATACACAATGTTTATGCAGAATTTAATAAGAGCGATTTTGTCGCTTCAGTTTTAGCTTATCCGTGGGATGAATTGCCTTTAAAGGCTCGTATTCATAGAATAGCTGAAATATTAGGCGACTACCTTCCTAATGATTTTGAAAATGCCCTAAATATCTTATTCTCCATTAATAAGAGTTGCGTAGGTTTTCCATATCTATTCTTTCCAGATTTTGTTGCTACCTATGGGAAGCAAGAGAAGTACTTTGAGCTCTCTATGGATGCCTTAGAACGTTTCACTCAACAGTCATCTTCAGAGTTTGCGATTCGACCATTTTTATTGAATGCCCCTCGAGGTGTAATGGAATATATGATGAAGTGGTCATTATCTCCTAATGAACATGTACGACGTCTTTCAAGTGAAGGCTGTCGACCACGTCTTCCTTGGGGAATAGCTCTTCCGATGTTTAAAGCCGATCCATCGCCTGTTTTTAAAGTGTTAGAAAATTTGAAAAAAGACGACTCTCTTTATGTTCGTAAGAGTGTTGCTAACAACCTTAATGACATTTCAAAAGATAATCCTGACGCTGTTTTAGCGATAGCGGAGAATTGGATATGTCATAATCAAAATACTGATTGGATTTTAAAACGCGGCTGCCGTACCCTTATTAAAAGAGCTAATCCCAAGGCAATGTCACTCTTTGGTTACACTAACTCTTCAGCTGAAAATCCCATATTTAGAAATGCCTCAATCTCTGTTCAACCTAACCAACTTAAAATTGGAGGCAGTTGTGAGTTAAATTATTCACTGGATATAGACTGGGGTTCTCCAGTACATATCCGCTTGGAATATGGCATTGATTTTATAAAATCAAATGGTAAATCATCACGTAAATTATTCTTTTTATCTGACAAAACATCGTTACCTAATGCACATTTACAAGGTACGCGTATACATAGCTTTGAAGATCTTACTGTTCGTAAGCACTATCCTGGCATTCATAAAATTGTTCTTATAGTTAACGGCATAGAATCTGCGCAGACTACATTAAATATTCTTGGATGCAAATATGATTATAAATAATCTACTATTGAAATTAAAAAGCAGGGATATCAATAATATTAAACAAACACTGTAAATGTATTATCGCAATATATATTGCATTCAAATAATATCCATATTACATGAATATTTTTACGAAGATTTCATATAATATAGATGTTTTCATGATTTAAACTATCCACTTTTAGCCCCATTATTGGGGCTTTTTTATTTATCCTGAAAATCATTTTTAACTTATAGATATACTTAGATTAAGTATAAACTTTTTCTTAAAACGTATAATACATTTATAAGTACACAGGATTGGAGGATTTAAATGAAAATATTAAAAAAGATATTAGCTATAACTGCAATTACCATAATATTTAGTACGGTACTTAGAAGCATCTTTCTCAATAATACAGCTATTGCAGAAGATTCTAAACAAAGAACTACTATTAGAGTTGGCCTGTTTTCGGCAGATCTTAATGATGATTACCTTATATTTCTCCGTAAAAATTTTGAAGATATACAAAATCAACATCCGAACGAAGTCATCTTTACATTTTATGATGCGAAATTCAATCAATCAACTCAAAATGCCGAACTTGATACCAAACTTAATGAAGGAATTGATTTAATATTGCTAGATATGGTTAATGTTAACGATATAGGAGACTTAATTAATAAAATATCAAAATATGAAATTCCAGTAATAGTTTTTAATAGAGAACCACTTACAATGGATGCTATAAAATCATATAAAAAAGCCCTATATGTAGGTACTGATTCAAAACAAGCTGGTACTTTACAAGGTAAAATTATTACTGATGCTTGGAATAATCATAAAGATTTAATTGATAAAAATAAAGATAATGTATTACAATACATTATGCTTATTGGTGAAAGACTTAATAAAACATCTATAGATAGATCTGCATATTCTATTTCAACTATACAGCAGGCTGGAATTAAAACAGAGGAACTTGCGTCACCTGTTTTAAATTGGGATAGAGAAACAGCGCAAAATACTGTTGATGCATTATTCCTAAGACTTGGAAGTAAGGTGGAAGCAATAATTTCAAATGATGATTCTATGGCAATTGGTGCAACTAAAGCATTACAAAAATATGGCTATAACACTGGAAATAAATCTAAAGTAATTCCTATTGTTGGAGTGGATGGCGTTCCTGAAGCTAAAGAATTAATTTCAAAAGGCTTTATGTTAGGCTCTCCTGTTCAAGATACTAGCGTTATGGCTAACGCTATTTATACAATAGGTTCTAACTTAGTTCATGGAATAAATCCTATTGAAGGAACAGCATACAAATTAGATGAATCGGAAGCTGCTATTCGTATACCATACGAAGAATATACTGGCCCAATGTTCCAATAAACAATTAGATAATAAAAGCATATAATTTTTATAAATTTATTTTATTAATTAATAATTATTATTGACTAATATAATTATTATGTATATAATAGTCTTAAAGATAACACTCTCATTTTTTTCTAATTATGTCAGCTAAATTTTAAACACATTGATGATTTTAATCTTAAAATATACATAAATAATAATTTTAAGATTCTTAGTCATTAAAAAGACATTTTAGAAATAAATTTAAAGAGTACAAGACTGTTGTAATGACAATTAAACTTGGTTATTTAGCAGAAAGTAAAACTTTATATCCAAGGTCTTGCAAAAAAAATCATGAAGAAATAGTCAAATAATTATAATTAAATTTAGGAGGTAATAAAATGACTGAATTGAAACAAGTGTATAAATGTGAAATTTGCGGTAATATTGTGGAGGTTGTTCATAATGCTGGAGGTACACTAGTATGTTGTAATCAGCCAATGAAGCTTAAAGCTGAAAATACTACTGATGGAGCAACAGAAAAGCACGTTCCTGTAATTGAAAAAGTTGAAGGTGGAGTTTTAGTAAAGGTAGGCTCTGTAGAACATCCTATGCTTGATAACCACTATATAGAATGGATTGAAATTCATACTGAAAGTAACGTATATAAAAAATTCTTAAAACCTGGTGAAAAGCCTGAGGCTTTCTTTAAGGTAGATGAACCTGTTCTTTTTGCTAGAGAATATTGCAACTTACATGGTTTATGGGCTGAAAAAAATTCTTAATAAAAAACTTTTTATTTAAATGAATAGAAGTCTGTAGTCATTTGATTATTACTTACATATCTTAATCAAATGACTACAGACTTAATGTTTTACTTAGAAAACTTCAACATTAATACATAAATCCTTCTAAGAAAATAATATACTTTCATATAATACAAAGCAGATCCATTCATTATTTTTTATATTTTTAGTTAATGTATAAAAACAATGTGAACTTCAAATTAATGAAATTCACATTGTTTTTGAGCTTGTCTTTATTTAGGAGGCATTATTGTTGCTATGCCTTTAAGCACTTGAACACCATCTTGATTTGTACATATAGTACTTAATTTTATTCTATTTTTATCTTCAATTCTTTCTATCACTTCTACTTCAGCCTTAATTGTATCTCCTATTTTTACTGGAGCCGTAAATTTTAGTTCTTGTCCAAGATAAATTGAACCTGGACCTGGCAATTGCATTCCTAATACTGCAGATACTAAGCCAGCAGTTAACATTCCATGAGCAATTCTACCTTGAAACATTGTTTTTTCTGATTCAACTTGATTTATATGAGCCGGATTTAAATCTCCTGTTATTCCGGCATATAAATATACATCAGTTTCTGTAATAGTCTTTTGAAAAGATGCCTTATCTCCAATCTTTAATTCCTTTATAGTTAATCCTTTCACTAGTACTCCCCCTTCTTTGCTATATAATTTTCAGAATATTATTTGTAAGTATTTTCAATTCTAATTAAACAAAATGTAATAAGCTTTGTAATGCTATTAATGCAAATACAGTTCCTGTCTTTATGCAAGTGATTACAAATATATCTTTATATGATTGTTTATGAGTTAACCCTGCAATTCCAAGTAAAGTTATAACTGCACCATTATGAGGTAATGTATCCATTCCACCTGAAGCCATAGCAGCAACACGGTGAAGTAATTGTGGATCTATTCCAACACTATTTGCCCAAGTTAAATATTGTTTTCCAAAAGTATCAAGTGCTATACTCATTCCTCCTGAAGCAGAACCTGTAACTCCTGAAAGAACATTTACTGTAACTGCCTCTGAAAGTAATGGGCTTCCATCTGGGTTAATATTAGTTAAAGCATGAGCTATAGATTGAAATCCTGGTAAAGTTTTGATAACATTACCGAATCCTACTTCTGATGCTGTGTTCATAACTGCTAAAAGTGATCCAATTGCACCAGCATTAATTGCTGCAGCAAAGTTTCCTTTCATACGTTTTGGGTTAATTGACACTGCAAGAGTAATACCAATTACAAGTGCAATCATAAGAGCCCAGTTATTCATTGAACCTACAACACCAGCTTCCGGTATGTTGTATGGAGCTTTAGTTACCCAAGAAACGATATCCCATTTAGGAAATACAACTTTTTGAAGAACTAGAGTCACTATAAGTACCGATGCTAATGGTAATGCTGATATAAATGGATTCGGCAAGCTGCTGTCTTCAACAATTACAGGCTCTTGCTTATGGTTTGTTCCATATCCTTCTCCTTTTGCCTGAGCTTTGCGTTTGCACCATTCTAAGTAGGATACACCACAAACTAAAACCATAATTGCACCTAGAGTTCCAAATATAGGAGCTGCATATAAATCTGTATTAAAGAATTTCATTGGTATAGA encodes the following:
- a CDS encoding desulfoferrodoxin; this encodes MTELKQVYKCEICGNIVEVVHNAGGTLVCCNQPMKLKAENTTDGATEKHVPVIEKVEGGVLVKVGSVEHPMLDNHYIEWIEIHTESNVYKKFLKPGEKPEAFFKVDEPVLFAREYCNLHGLWAEKNS
- a CDS encoding DNA alkylation repair protein, with the translated sequence MSEPLKNIYTLEFLNDFSNKIHNVYAEFNKSDFVASVLAYPWDELPLKARIHRIAEILGDYLPNDFENALNILFSINKSCVGFPYLFFPDFVATYGKQEKYFELSMDALERFTQQSSSEFAIRPFLLNAPRGVMEYMMKWSLSPNEHVRRLSSEGCRPRLPWGIALPMFKADPSPVFKVLENLKKDDSLYVRKSVANNLNDISKDNPDAVLAIAENWICHNQNTDWILKRGCRTLIKRANPKAMSLFGYTNSSAENPIFRNASISVQPNQLKIGGSCELNYSLDIDWGSPVHIRLEYGIDFIKSNGKSSRKLFFLSDKTSLPNAHLQGTRIHSFEDLTVRKHYPGIHKIVLIVNGIESAQTTLNILGCKYDYK
- a CDS encoding helix-turn-helix transcriptional regulator, producing the protein MQISRLFQIIYILLKKKSITARELSEHFEVSVRTIYRDIDALCQAGIPIYSSQGKGGGISLVDKFIFDKSLFSEVEQDKILLALQSLSAVGYDDINDVLSKLSNLFQKSDINWIEVDFSNWGSERKQKEIFNLIKESILKQKVINFSYFSADGMKSNRYVEPFKLLFKDKAWYLQGYCLERTAFRTFKITRMNDINITDESCIHQYLQDLMDDSPSEKFSELIHLKLKISSEGAYRVYDDFDEENITIDKDGSYSIDISMPEGEWIYNYLLSFGTMLEIIEPIDVRNEIINRLGNMINKYTSKT
- a CDS encoding galactose ABC transporter substrate-binding protein, encoding MKILKKILAITAITIIFSTVLRSIFLNNTAIAEDSKQRTTIRVGLFSADLNDDYLIFLRKNFEDIQNQHPNEVIFTFYDAKFNQSTQNAELDTKLNEGIDLILLDMVNVNDIGDLINKISKYEIPVIVFNREPLTMDAIKSYKKALYVGTDSKQAGTLQGKIITDAWNNHKDLIDKNKDNVLQYIMLIGERLNKTSIDRSAYSISTIQQAGIKTEELASPVLNWDRETAQNTVDALFLRLGSKVEAIISNDDSMAIGATKALQKYGYNTGNKSKVIPIVGVDGVPEAKELISKGFMLGSPVQDTSVMANAIYTIGSNLVHGINPIEGTAYKLDESEAAIRIPYEEYTGPMFQ
- a CDS encoding MaoC family dehydratase is translated as MKGLTIKELKIGDKASFQKTITETDVYLYAGITGDLNPAHINQVESEKTMFQGRIAHGMLTAGLVSAVLGMQLPGPGSIYLGQELKFTAPVKIGDTIKAEVEVIERIEDKNRIKLSTICTNQDGVQVLKGIATIMPPK
- a CDS encoding GntP family permease; translation: MAVIGILLSLALLMFMAYKGFSVIVFAPIFAIMAAIFSGMAIMPTYTEIFLPNLGNYVKVYFPFFLLGAVFGKVMEQSGAAKSIAKFIVDKLGKKRAMLSVILAAAILTYGGVSLFVVAFAVYPFAASIFKEADIPKRLVPATIAVGAFTFTMDALPGTPQIQNSIPMKFFNTDLYAAPIFGTLGAIMVLVCGVSYLEWCKRKAQAKGEGYGTNHKQEPVIVEDSSLPNPFISALPLASVLIVTLVLQKVVFPKWDIVSWVTKAPYNIPEAGVVGSMNNWALMIALVIGITLAVSINPKRMKGNFAAAINAGAIGSLLAVMNTASEVGFGNVIKTLPGFQSIAHALTNINPDGSPLLSEAVTVNVLSGVTGSASGGMSIALDTFGKQYLTWANSVGIDPQLLHRVAAMASGGMDTLPHNGAVITLLGIAGLTHKQSYKDIFVITCIKTGTVFALIALQSLLHFV